In Cololabis saira isolate AMF1-May2022 chromosome 1, fColSai1.1, whole genome shotgun sequence, the following proteins share a genomic window:
- the tmem109 gene encoding voltage-gated monoatomic cation channel TMEM109, whose protein sequence is MACLQLVCGFWFFGVLLLSASAEKPLDSRSNVFQELRAALAELAEGGRALLGRLAEQQTVLSVHKAFSQVLGVVAGSLAAGLNVLLQYIVNFLNTAGVQVGFPVRKVTPEGLIFVGQWVLVALICYWLISLALRLVASTLRRALWLLKIGAAFACFGLILSDHRVGPETIAIRLAVLACVCVLLGVGSAGSSDSEGKTARLEEQVKILERRLRQMERLTRTEE, encoded by the exons ATGGCGTGTTTGCAGCTGGTGTGCGGGTTCTGGTTCTTCGGCGTCCTGCTGCTCTCCGCCTCGGCGGAGAAGCCGCTCGACAGCCGCTCCAACGTGTTCCAGGAGCTCCGGGCGGCCCTGGCGGAGCTGGCCGAGGGGGGGCGCGCCCTGCTGGGCAGGCTGGCGGAGCAGCAGACGGTGCTGTCGGTGCACAAG GCCTTCTCTCAGGTCCTGGGTGTCGTTGCAGGAAGTTTGGCTGCCGGTCTGAACGTTCTGCTGCAGTATATTGTAAACTTCCTGAACACTGCTGGAGTCCAGG TGGGCTTCCCTGTCAGAAAAGTGACCCCCGAGGGGCTGATCTTTGTGGGTCAGTGGGTCCTCGTGGCtctcatctgctactggctGATCTCTCTTGCCCTCCGATTGGTTGCCTCCACCCTGCGGCGGGCCCTGTGGCTGCTGAAGATTGGAGCGGCGTTCGCCTGTTTCGGTCTCATCCTGAGCGACCACCGGGTGGGTCCGGAGACCATCGCCATCCGGCTGGCCGTCCTGGCGTGCGTCTGCGTTCTTTTGGGAGTCGGGTCCGCCGGCAGCTCGGACTCGGAGGGTAAAACGGCTCGGCTGGAGGAGCAGGTGAAGATCCTGGAGAGACGGCTCCGACAAATGGAGCGATTGACGAGGACAGAAGAGTGA